DNA from Deinococcus deserti VCD115:
TCAGCCTTTGCAAGTCTCCGGTCATGCGGCTGACGACGCCTCGCCCAGCGCCTGGCTCCAAACTGTGTCCACCGCATCTACGTGCGCCGCCTGATAGGGCTGGCACCAGGGTGGTGCTGAGCACGGCTGCATCGTACCGGGGAGAGTCCACCGCCATGTGGCCCTGCCATTCTTAGGAAGGCCCCTGTTCGCCATCTTGCAGGACTGAAGGTGCCATTGATACATGCGTTCGTGGTGACCGATGAAGGTGTCGGTCTCCGCGCAGGGCTTGAGAGGCAACGAGGAGAGGGAGATATGCATTTTGATCCTCGCACCACTGGAAACCGTCGTGGGCGCCGGACTCCTCTGAAGCGTACATCCCACCCGGTACGTGTTCAAAGGATGCAGAAGCCGCCATCCAGGACTTCTCAGGCTGAGAGGCGCAGTCTGTCTCCCCCTCATAATCCTGGCTGGTTATGGAAAATGCAGCTCGATAAGGGAGAATTGGTTGTCGAAGCTTTGGCTGTCGCCAGAGCTTCTGCGAATCAGCCTCTCTTGCGTCGTTCTGCTCCGGACGTGTTCACCTCACCTTGGTTCTCCTGCCTGCCTCTGCTCCCCGCTCGTATCCTGAATTATGAGCATCGCCCCGCGCCACTACCTGCTCGTCGATGACAACCCCACGGACCGCCTGCTCGCCCAGGAAGCTTTTGCAGAACTCCAGCCGGATTGCACGCTGACCTGCGTCGCAAGTGGCTTAGAAGCCCTGGACTTCCTCCAGGTGGCTGTCCCCTTGCCAGACGTGATTCTCCTGGACATCAACATGCCTGGAATGAATGGTTTCCAGCTGCTGGAGCGATTGAAAAACCGTCCGGAGCTCAAAGGGATCCCTGTAGTTATGCTGAGCACTTCAAATGCTGCCGAGGACATTCGGCAGGCATACACGCTGCACGCGAGCTCGTACGTCGTGAAATCACCCTCCTTCGAAGCGTTTATGGCGCAGGTGGAGGCATTCTTGGGGTACTGGCAGGCGACGCGGGTGGCGCGCCCATCAACCGCTGAGCAGCCTTGACCCTGGGGTTCACGCCATATGCTCACATGATATGCCGGTACCCTGCCATGCCCTTCTGATCGGCGACAACGCCAGCGGCCGGATGCTGGCGCAGGAAGCCTCCGAGCAGCTCCGCCCAGAATGCACGCTCACCACCACGGCAGAAGGCAAGAAAGCCCTACAGCTGCTGCGCAACGAGTCCCTTCTGCCGGATGTGGTCCTGCTGGACATCAACATGCCGGCAATGAGCGGATTTGAACTGCTCTAGGAATTGAAGAAGGATTCTGCCTTACGGGAGGTCCCGGTGGTCATGCTGACGACCTCGAGCGCCCAGCGCGACATTACGCAGGCGTACAGTCTGCATGCGAATTCATACCTGGGAAAGTCTCCAGCTTTTGAAGCTGTTCTGGAGCAGGTGGAGGCTTTTTGAAATACCGGCAGGCTAATCGGTTGACAGGCAGGTGAACGGGCGAGCTCTTGCTTAAGCAGGAGGAGCGCAGCGGGCTGAATTCCTTGTGGCCGTGCAGGTGATGACGCACCTGGCAGAATTCCTTTTGCATGTGCGGCTACCGGTCGTCCTCCGTGGCCGTCTTGGTATTCTTCGTGGCGTTCACAGGCCTGCCCATTATCGTCCACTCTTTGGGAAAGATGCCATTTTGCCCGTGCGGCCGCCGTCTTCCTCAGTCGTGTTCGCCACGCTGCCTGAAGGAACTGAGTCCGCCGCCAGATACAGACAAAGGAAACAAAGGTTGGAAAGCGCAAACCGTTTGCAGGTGATGGCTGCAGGTACAGTTTCCGTGACCGTCTCTGTCCACCCACCAAGAGGCATTCAGGCCCTTAACGGGGTTAGTTCGCTTCTCCATCGAAACTTACTCCCTTTATTCTGCGAGCCAGTTCTGTACAGCACTGCTCAGGAAGGTCAATTCCTCAGGAAGTCCAGCGGGACTTCCTGCACGGTGGCCCCAGAGGCTCGGGATCGATCGCAGCTCTGCGGCTTGCAGATACGGCAGTTCTGCGGCATTGTCAGCCACCCGAAAATAGAGGTCGGTCTCGCTGGGCATCAGCAGAACCCGCGCCTGGATGCTGGCCAGTGCCTGGCTAAGGTCCCCGCCGTACAGGTCATTGCCGCTGATGTCACCGTGAAACCAGCTCAGAGCCTGAGCATAGAGATTCGCTGCCCGGTACGGAGCAAACCTCACCTCCCAGTCCGAGCGCAGATACGTCTCCAGGTCAGGGAACCCCAGGACCGTGCGGAACAGTTCCGCGCGGTAGAAGTCCTGGCTCAGCCCCCAGCCTGCGTAGATATGCCCGAACGCCTTGAGCGCCTCGTGGGGCTCAGCAGCGAACCGCCCGTTCCCAAGGTGCTCTGGTGCGGCTTCAAGCGTCCTCAGCAGGCCAGAGAGAAATACCTTGTTGTGCAGGGACGTGCGGGCACTTCCGCAAACCACGATGGCCCGTTCAACCTGACCTGGAAACAGGGCGGCCCAGTGGTAAGCCTGCATCGCCCCCATCGAGAAGCCATACACCGCGGCAACCCGTTGCACTCCGAAAATCTCGCGGAGGAGCCGGGACTGTGCAAGCACGTTGTCCCGCAGAGTGACCAGGTCAGGGTAATCCGGGGTTTCAGCCGCCCCCGAGGAGAGCCCGTTGGAGAACATATCGGGAATGACGATGAACCACCGCTCCGGGTCCAGCACGCCACCCGGCCCGATCAACCAGCTCTGACT
Protein-coding regions in this window:
- a CDS encoding response regulator; translation: MPVPCHALLIGDNASGRMLAQEASEQLRPECTLTTTAEGKKALQLLRNESLLPDVVLLDINMPAMSGFELL
- a CDS encoding response regulator is translated as MSIAPRHYLLVDDNPTDRLLAQEAFAELQPDCTLTCVASGLEALDFLQVAVPLPDVILLDINMPGMNGFQLLERLKNRPELKGIPVVMLSTSNAAEDIRQAYTLHASSYVVKSPSFEAFMAQVEAFLGYWQATRVARPSTAEQP
- a CDS encoding alpha/beta fold hydrolase; the protein is MTSWPVQEGVFELGDLNVERGGVIQGARLAWQTHGTLNSARDNVIVYPCSYAATHDSQSWLIGPGGVLDPERWFIVIPDMFSNGLSSGAAETPDYPDLVTLRDNVLAQSRLLREIFGVQRVAAVYGFSMGAMQAYHWAALFPGQVERAIVVCGSARTSLHNKVFLSGLLRTLEAAPEHLGNGRFAAEPHEALKAFGHIYAGWGLSQDFYRAELFRTVLGFPDLETYLRSDWEVRFAPYRAANLYAQALSWFHGDISGNDLYGGDLSQALASIQARVLLMPSETDLYFRVADNAAELPYLQAAELRSIPSLWGHRAGSPAGLPEELTFLSSAVQNWLAE